The Zingiber officinale cultivar Zhangliang chromosome 2A, Zo_v1.1, whole genome shotgun sequence genomic sequence CCCCCTATTATCGGTCCCGCTACGCCAATAAGTAATATCAGAGCCAAAACGCCTGAGAAGAACTAACCGTTGACTGAAGCACTGAGACGATGGCTGAACCGAACATTTACCCATcgaagtttgagggagaattcGTGACATAGAAGAAatgcatggaggtattctttaaaacagactttgaattgcttttaattattaaatatgattttgtagctcccaaagacccacaaggaaatgaaaaagaagaataccaatggaccaagaaggagcaagcaaacTTCGTAGCGAAAGGACGAGCCGAGTTCTACTTGCTCAGCGTACTTCCACCCCAAGAAGTCAATTGAATCGGAGATTATGAATtatcaaaggaactttgggagaaattcctggagctacacgaagaaACTTCAAAAGTaaagctcgcgagacgggacCTGCTCCGGAACCACTAACTAACCTCCGAATGGAAGAAGGCgaaacagtcgcacatctgcactcgaggatcaaagaactcatcactggactcacgaatcttggaAAAAAGGTAACGACCCGAGATTCATTAAAGTACGCTTTAAATGCTTCCTAGGGCACTCGAGTGAACATCTATAGTCGACTcgttttatatatctaaagatctcaaagttagttcattagaaaatttatttttcacttttgaacttcacgaatcaagatgtgtaggcttacaaaataaagaagaaaaaacaGCTCACAACATAGCTCTAAAGGCCAACCAGAAAGGCGAAATTGATCCAAACTCCAAAGAATCAATCGATAAAAATAAAGCAgcattattggtaagaaaatttaataagttcattagatctaataaatttaataagtcgtaGGTGAAAAAGCACTTTCGGAGTAAAAGGAAGGTTCGATACTACAATCGCAaaggagaagggcacatcaaagacgattgccccaaactgaagaaggagaaggataagggcaaaagaccaacaaaaTTGAAACACAAGAATCTGAAAGCCATATGGAATGAATCGTCATCCTCTAAGTCCGAAATCGAAGCTTACGTCGAACTAACTCTAATGGCAgaccaccaagaagaagatgaaagtgACTTGGAGAtaagcatcgatgaaaggggaggatCTTTAGAAGAAATAtgcgatgaaggaggagcatcagaacacgaggtaagtgaAGTATATGGGTTATCTCCCAAGCAATCTTCTGAATTTATCAAAATGTTATCTAAAAATATAGTACAATTAGAAAGAGAGAATACgaggttaaaattaaacttagcaaattcatgccccttagatatgtttgataatttaaagataaaaaattaaaaattaaaaatagaaatcgaaaaattgaaaaatgaccatgTATGTTGAAGcgattttaaatcaaaatttaaaaattatggtaGAATCAACTAGTACATTAAAAATCACCAgggataaattaagaaaattcttaaaaattatgtacctcccAAATTTTTAGTAATTATAGTAGGCAggggaatctatattgggtttcaaaatcttttttttattgaactccaattttttttaattattaggatagaaattatctcaattagaaaaatatttttttcctatttatatttcgagttgaaaattttttctatgctatctaatgatttaatctacaaacagaatttttttcaaattttatttattgttgagttatttttttataaaattattaataaaaatcatactttgaaatttaaatttatttcgcaaacttaaattttaaaaattttattttctatgataaaacataatattctctatccttacaaatattttaaaattttttgaataatatctaatttattacaaattattttctgaaaagataattgttaatattaaaaatttaagaaaatagaaattttgtaaattttatttttctgccATTAAACAATGTGTCTCATACAtccaataaaaataatagaatttttagggctaaaaaatatttttaaaaattagtttttgtactgaaataatttatttcttttcaagTACAAAGTATTACTTCGTGTCAATTTTTCTATTGATCTAACTTATTATGTTTAGATTcgacaaatattatttttatcaaaacagaagattaattagtaaaaataaaatattgttctaatttttttttaaccgtTAGTgtatttttcctaattttttttatatgatcaaagggggagaaataagtaAAAGTTAAGGGAATTAAGGGGAAGTTAGGATAATTCTTCTCTTAATTTTTATCCTTGTATTTATTTTTGCAATGAACTGATTTAATTCATTGTTTTACTATATTATTGCTTTGCTATTTAACCTTAACTTAACCTGGGTTGATGCtatcaaaaaggagagattgtaaataccccgcaatagttttgatgtgatcaaccaatttaagatagaccttatgtatttaatccttgtgtctaagtgtgcaggagcttaggaacacaagaagtcgagcaaaaaatGCAAccaacgagaaggatggcacgggaagaaagttaacgagctcggtgcatccgaaggacgaggtgctgcagaagagtataccAACGGACGAGAAGAACGCGCGTGGcagtccaagggacgagaagctgaggAGGAAGGCTACTCCAGGAGAGGGTcggagttaggttcgggtgagctcaattctggTTAACTGGAGCATCACTCACGCGAAGAGATTAGCAAAAGAGTTGATCTAccatatggaaggcaccttccaagtcaTGGAAGACGACTTtaatgaacagtacgaaggcatcTTCCAAGCTATTGAAGGCATCTTCCCGTGACTGTTaacgaagataaagttttatctttgtaTGGATAAAGCTTACCACGTTCGAGGCGCCTTTCCAAGTTATTAAAGGCACCTTCCAACCTCGAATAGAATTTTTCAAAGGGTATAAAAAAACTCCTGGAACTAGGAAATATAATAGAACTTGAACTACAACTTTTGTACTCTTTCCTAGTCTATTTCTTGAGCTGTCAACGTTTGTAAGAGGCGTCTCCACCTATAACGAAGGAGATTTTCTAATGTCTTTCattatcttagattaacaaccatttagattataaccaaattaatttttgatcttcttacgtctttattttaaattgtttagttcagttttaatattattgttttattgtGTTACTAATTAAATCAAAAGAACAAGAAGGAGTATTCATTTTTTTAGATAATTTATCCTTCTTTTGTCAGCTCCGCTGCGTCAAATAAATGTCCAACACAACCAAACTCTTATAACTCCTatagagaagaaagaaaaaaaaaaatcaaaaaacagAAAGCAACTGGAGATGGAGTGATTCGGAAAAAAGGATTAGGGTAGGGATGCAAACAAGGGTAGAAAAGTTAAGAGGAACATGGAAAATGACACTTGGAAGTCTCTCTTTGTGCGAACATGTCAAACGACTCAACCCGACACTTTCCCAATAGTGTCGTTCAGCATTACTACTACCAAAGGAGCTCTATCTCTCTCTACTGGAGCCCAATTTAAATGTTATTAAATCTTCTTAACAATCAATTTAATCAAACATATACAATTTTCTCTAATAGAACACTTTTTTTAAGTATGTTATTGTAGACTTGGAGCATAGATCATGCGACTCCTTACAATAGCTTAAGAGCACCGAAATGCCTACCAATATTGTTAGCATTACTTTACTTCAAAGATCTATGTAACAATGTATACCGATATCATATATCCTTGCCAAAGCAATCTgttttgaaattaaacttaaagacACTATGGCAAGATGAAAAACAAGTTTGCTATAACAGAAGATCATTGAGTTTGCTTGTAGGTAGTTAAACAATGACTTGTATAGTTATGTTTGTCTTATTTGCACTTATTCGGTGCATAATTAAGCTTTAGTGTTTCAATTTTTGTCAAAAAGAGTGCCACTGAGAGTCCATTTGTATCAATTCCATAACAAAAAGTGATTACAATGATCAATACCTTTCTAGCTTTTCCAGGATCAATCTAAGGTTACCTTCTTCTGCCCAACTCTCGCAGTGTTATTCAGATGCAAAAGTAAGTTGATCAGTATGGATAGATATTCATTGTGTAACTGTAATGGAAAGTTgtggattttatttttgttttttgtttttattttaacgATAAACGAGAAATGTCGCTGTTGCAGGAAGTTTTTACGGGAGCTGGTACTGTTGCAACTGTTAACGTTTCTAGAGCTGGCAATGGATTGCATCAATAAAAATGGGATTTTTATGGTTCAAGGGGCGTACCGTACTTGTGAGGGTGGTTCCAGATGGCGGAGGGCGGTGagggggaggaggaagaggagcggAGCTGCGCGTCGGGTTTCGGCATCGGCGGGGACGATGGAGCTGGGTGCTCTGGTTCATCTGCTCCGGCTGCGAGGATGAGGAGCGGCACCGGTGGGGGGACGGagcagccgccgccgccgccgccgttctCGGACCAGGTGCTGGAGAACGTGCTGGAGAGCGTGCTCGAGTTCCTTACCTGCCGGCGCGACCGGAACGCGGTGTCGCTGGTGTGCCGGTCTTGGTACCGGGCGGAAGCGCAGACCCGGCGCGAGGTTTTCATCGGCAACTGCTACGCCGTGTTGCCGGTCCGCGCGGTGGCGCGGTACCGCTCCGCTCGGGCGATGGTCCTCAAGGGCCGCCCCCGCTTTGACGACTTCAGCCTCATCCCGCCAGGCTGGGGCGGGCGCTTCTCGCCGTGGGCGACCGCCATGGCCGCCGCGTACCCGTGGTTCGAGCGGGTCTGCCTCAAGCGCATCACCGTCTCTGACGCCGATCTCGCCCTCCTCGCCCGCTCCTTCCCCTCCTTCCGCGACCTCACCCTCATCTGCTGCGACGGGTTCGGCACCACCGGCCTCGCCGCCGTCGCCGAGCTCTGCAGGCTCGATTTCTCCCCTCCTCTCCTCGCATTTTACCGATTGATCTGATACGAAACACTAAAACCCTAATTTGAAACTCTGGAGATGTGAAATTCCTCTTTTTTTTATCTTCAGACGATTAATTGCAATTGGTTCTCCGTAGGAATCTGAGAGTACTAGATCTGATTGAGAACGACGTCGAGGACGAGGACGAGCAGGTGGTGGATTGGATTTCGAGGTTCCCGGAGACGATCACCTGCTTGGAGTCGCTCTCATTCGAGTGCGTGAATTGCGCAGTCAACTTCGCCGCCCTGGAGGCTCTCGTAGCCCGCTCGCCCTCCCTCCGGCGTCTCCGGGTCAACGAGCACGTCTCCGTCAGCCAGCTCCGCCGCCTCATGGAGCGGACGCCGCAGCTCACCCACCTCGGCACCGGCTCCTTCCATTTGGTGCCCGCTGACGCCGGTGCAGCAGACCTCGACGTCACTGACCTGGAGTCGAGTTTCGCCGCCTCCAAGTCGCTCGTTTGCCTGTCGGGATTCCGCGTTCTAGATCCCGAGTACCTCCCGGCCATCTTCCCAGCCTGCGCAAACCTCGTCTCCCTCAACCTGAGCTACGCTGTCTTCATCGCCGAGCAGCTCAAGCCCGTCATTGCCCAATGCCACAACCTCCAGACCTTCTGGGTATCCACCAAACACCTTCCTAAAATTCAACTGCGTTTCCATGTCGTCAATCTGTTTTCTCCGATCCCTTCAGGTTCTCGACACCGTAGGCGACGATGGTCTCCGATCAGTGGCCAAGAACTGTAAGAAGCTCTCCGAGCTTCGAGTTTTCCCCATGGACGCCACCGAGGATTCCGAGGGCTTCGTCTCTGATTCCGGCCTCGTCGCAATCTCAGAGGGATGCCCGAACCTCCGTTCGATTCTGTACTTCTGCCAGCGCATGACGAACGCCGCCGTCGTGACAATGTCCAAGAATTGCCCCAATCTAGCTGTGTTCCGCCTCTGCATCATGGGGCGCCACCGCCCCGACCGGCTCACCGGCCAGCCCATGGACGAGGGTTTCGGTGCCATTGTGATGAACTGCAAGAAGCTAACGAGGCTGGCTATTTCCGGCCTCCTCACTGACAGAGTCTTTGAGTACATCGCCGACCATGGGCGATCAGTCCGCACTCTGTCAGTGGCCTTCTCAGGGGACAGCGACTTGAGCTTGAAGCATCTTTTCCAAGGGTGCCCCAATCTGAAAAAGCTCGAGATCAGGGACTGCCCCTTCGGCGACGCAGGCCTCCTCTTCGGTGTTCACCATTTTTACAACATGAGGTTCTTGTGGATGTCTTCCTGCATGCCATCCTTGAGGGGCTGCAAGGAGGTGGCTCGGAGGCTTCCTCACTTGGTGGTGGAAGTGATTGCGGACTCCCCTCaggatatttatagtgatgccgtGGAGAAATTGTACTTGTACCGATCTCTCTCCGGGCCGAGGGAAGATGCACCGCCTTTCGTTAATATCTTGTAAGTTTTCATTCCGGTAGAGAAGTCAGGGAGATGGAATTTGTCATTTCCCTTTGTAGCTTGACCCAGGAGTTTACTCCTTGAAGAATTCTATAGCAGTTTTCATAACTAGCCAAGTTGTTAATCATGCACGATACGCGGAGTTAGTTGCATAGGATAGCTTTTGCAATTGAGGATTCTTCCCAGCTATCTGCTCGTGAAGGCTATGTAATAGAACATACAATTCACTGGTCGTATGACAATCAATCGACGACCAAGAAAGATGGCAAGGCTGCTTCTTCAGGTATCAGATGGCATTCTTTGTTGAGGTAAAGATCTTGTGTGTTTTCTTTCTTCAGGATTTCCAAGTCATTGATCAAATATTACTGTCTTTTTTTCCTCATCAATCCCTTTCTTGCTGTGCCTCATTTCATTATTTGATTGGCTCTAAATGCTAAAAAGATCCCTTTTAGAGCTGAAGAGGACTGCTCATCTGCAATATTGCATGAAAGTTACAACCATTGCTTGTGTTCACAAAGAACAGCAACACTTAGGCCTTGCTCAATAATTTACTTTCTTCCCGGAACATTTTACCTGTGCTTCTACCTGCAAATCACCATAGAATAGGACTACAAACGAGCCAAACCGAGCTATGTGTTGTTCAAACCAATCCTAAATTGaatattaacagaattcaagtgtGTTCATTTAGTTTACTGAGTTATTCAAACTTGTTCATTTAATTGTCCTTGCAAGTTCTTACTGGGTTGAACATTAAATTTGCTCACGAATGATTGATTCATTTACAGCAACACTACAGAAAATAAATGCGTCTCTGAAAGCCACTTGTGCACCATCAATGCCACTGTTTGGGGCTGGAGCATCATCCATCAATGTGTCTTAAATTTCAGAGGCGACAACCTGCTTCCGCTCTGTCCTGTTGAGATCAC encodes the following:
- the LOC122043017 gene encoding transport inhibitor response 1-like protein; amino-acid sequence: MAEGGEGEEEEERSCASGFGIGGDDGAGCSGSSAPAARMRSGTGGGTEQPPPPPPFSDQVLENVLESVLEFLTCRRDRNAVSLVCRSWYRAEAQTRREVFIGNCYAVLPVRAVARYRSARAMVLKGRPRFDDFSLIPPGWGGRFSPWATAMAAAYPWFERVCLKRITVSDADLALLARSFPSFRDLTLICCDGFGTTGLAAVAELCRNLRVLDLIENDVEDEDEQVVDWISRFPETITCLESLSFECVNCAVNFAALEALVARSPSLRRLRVNEHVSVSQLRRLMERTPQLTHLGTGSFHLVPADAGAADLDVTDLESSFAASKSLVCLSGFRVLDPEYLPAIFPACANLVSLNLSYAVFIAEQLKPVIAQCHNLQTFWVLDTVGDDGLRSVAKNCKKLSELRVFPMDATEDSEGFVSDSGLVAISEGCPNLRSILYFCQRMTNAAVVTMSKNCPNLAVFRLCIMGRHRPDRLTGQPMDEGFGAIVMNCKKLTRLAISGLLTDRVFEYIADHGRSVRTLSVAFSGDSDLSLKHLFQGCPNLKKLEIRDCPFGDAGLLFGVHHFYNMRFLWMSSCMPSLRGCKEVARRLPHLVVEVIADSPQDIYSDAVEKLYLYRSLSGPREDAPPFVNIL